Proteins from a genomic interval of Actinoalloteichus hymeniacidonis:
- a CDS encoding aminodeoxychorismate lyase, protein MTVLALLDGTILDHTAPLLRVDDLAVQRGDGVFETIMVVDGRPRELGPHLDRLARSAALLDMPAPDRAAWERCAQVVIDAWTGGREMALKLVYSRGVEETGEPTAFAMGMEVGAQTIRRRTDGVAALILERGYAADLQERAPWLLLGAKTLSYAVNMAALRHAERNNADEVIFTATDDSVLEGPTSTVVIAQGRTLRTPPPASGILPGTTQGALFRAAAEAGWATKVEPLKVQELWDADGLWLVSSVRLVTKVHTLDGKVLPGEDRRNELHHELTKLFESQYA, encoded by the coding sequence ATGACGGTGCTCGCGTTGTTGGACGGAACAATCCTCGACCACACCGCCCCACTACTTCGCGTGGACGACCTCGCGGTGCAGCGGGGCGACGGCGTCTTCGAAACGATCATGGTGGTAGATGGGCGGCCTCGGGAACTCGGGCCGCACCTCGACCGGCTCGCCCGATCCGCAGCCCTGCTGGACATGCCCGCCCCGGACAGGGCCGCCTGGGAGCGCTGCGCCCAGGTCGTCATCGATGCCTGGACGGGCGGCCGGGAGATGGCACTCAAGCTCGTCTACAGCCGAGGCGTCGAGGAAACCGGCGAACCGACGGCCTTCGCGATGGGGATGGAGGTCGGCGCACAGACCATTCGCAGGCGGACCGACGGCGTCGCGGCGCTCATCCTGGAGCGCGGCTACGCGGCTGATCTGCAGGAACGTGCACCGTGGCTGCTGCTGGGCGCCAAGACCCTCTCCTACGCGGTCAACATGGCCGCACTACGGCACGCCGAGCGCAACAACGCCGACGAGGTCATCTTCACCGCGACCGACGACAGCGTGTTGGAAGGGCCGACGTCGACGGTGGTCATCGCGCAGGGCCGGACACTGCGAACCCCGCCGCCCGCCAGCGGAATTCTGCCCGGAACCACGCAGGGCGCGTTGTTCCGTGCGGCGGCCGAGGCCGGTTGGGCCACCAAGGTCGAGCCGCTGAAGGTCCAGGAGCTGTGGGACGCCGACGGGCTCTGGCTGGTCTCCAGTGTTCGGCTGGTCACCAAGGTGCACACCCTCGACGGCAAGGTGCTTCCGGGCGAGGACCGCCGCAACGAGTTGCACCACGAACTCACCAAACTGTTCGAGTCGCAGTACGCCTGA
- the ygfZ gene encoding CAF17-like 4Fe-4S cluster assembly/insertion protein YgfZ, translated as MTVSTSSPILGTPGAVPAPEDSPDIAVPWHYGDPFAEQRTATRSAVVVDRSDRTVLAVPGEERLKWLHLLLSQHVTELPDGRGTEALVLDGQGRVEAQMVLAHLDGTVWLDTEPSTTVTGALGKTTTSLLDYLEGMRFWSKVEPHDASADWALLSLLGPNTDAVLASVGVTVPGELFGVAAIAGGGFVRRMPGPGQYAVDLLVPRAELLGWWERLTDAGARRAGSFAFEALRVESLRPRHGLDTDDRSIPHELGLIPSAVHVNKGCYRGQETVAKVHNVGRPPRRLLLLHLDGSSEVLPEIGDPVTNGDRVVGRVGTVARHHELGPVALALIKRNVPIDAELAVGAEDRVVAGSIDPDSVPADTGEPPGRVAAQRLRG; from the coding sequence GTGACCGTCTCGACATCCTCGCCGATCCTCGGAACGCCGGGTGCCGTCCCCGCCCCGGAGGACTCCCCGGACATCGCAGTCCCGTGGCATTACGGCGATCCGTTCGCCGAACAGCGCACCGCCACCAGAAGCGCCGTCGTCGTGGACCGATCGGACCGAACGGTTCTCGCGGTTCCAGGCGAGGAGCGGCTCAAGTGGCTGCATCTGCTGCTCTCCCAACATGTGACCGAGCTGCCCGATGGCCGGGGCACCGAGGCGTTGGTGTTGGACGGGCAGGGCCGGGTCGAAGCTCAGATGGTGCTCGCGCACCTCGACGGCACGGTATGGCTGGACACCGAACCGAGCACCACCGTCACCGGGGCGCTGGGCAAGACCACCACCTCGCTCTTGGACTACCTGGAGGGCATGCGGTTCTGGTCGAAGGTCGAACCGCATGATGCCAGCGCCGATTGGGCACTGTTGTCGCTGCTAGGACCGAACACCGATGCCGTGTTGGCCTCGGTGGGCGTCACGGTGCCCGGCGAGTTGTTCGGGGTGGCGGCGATCGCGGGCGGCGGTTTCGTCCGGCGGATGCCCGGTCCCGGACAGTATGCGGTCGACCTGCTGGTCCCCCGGGCGGAATTGCTCGGCTGGTGGGAGCGGTTGACCGATGCCGGTGCCCGGCGCGCGGGCAGCTTCGCCTTCGAGGCGCTGCGGGTCGAGTCGCTGCGGCCGAGGCATGGTTTGGACACCGACGACCGGTCGATCCCGCACGAGCTCGGTTTGATCCCGAGTGCGGTGCATGTCAACAAGGGTTGCTATCGGGGTCAGGAGACGGTGGCCAAGGTCCACAACGTCGGCCGCCCGCCCCGGCGGCTGCTGCTGCTGCACCTGGACGGTTCCTCGGAGGTGCTACCCGAGATCGGCGACCCGGTGACCAACGGCGATCGGGTGGTGGGCCGGGTCGGCACCGTCGCCCGGCATCACGAGCTCGGACCGGTGGCGCTGGCGTTGATCAAGCGCAATGTCCCGATCGACGCGGAACTCGCGGTCGGCGCCGAGGATCGCGTCGTGGCAGGGTCGATCGACCCGGACTCGGTTCCAGCGGACACCGGAGAACCACCCGGTCGGGTGGCTGCCCAGCGTTTGCGTGGCTGA